A part of Anolis sagrei isolate rAnoSag1 chromosome 3, rAnoSag1.mat, whole genome shotgun sequence genomic DNA contains:
- the LOC132770059 gene encoding complement C1q and tumor necrosis factor-related protein 9-like: MFSATCMLELNLKLWFLLLPIAMSAEEIQRESSCAERYAGIPGNPGHNGIPGRDGRDGTKGGKGDPGEPGHPGKPGVDGVAGDRGEPGTDGRVEEKGNKGTKGERGWPGKFGPTGMPGPIGDKGQKGELGLQGRKGLKGDIGPIGPKGTKGELGVQGEIGLKGPMGPMGYIGPKGEVGALGPKGNKGIQGEKGGKGDRGDKGNRGSSPILPRSAFSVGLSTKFPPLNIPIKFDKVMYNSLNHYNTDTGVFTCQIAGVYYFTYHITVLVKNVRVALVKNGYRMLHTSDKYQGAEDQASGGIVLELKEGDQIWLESFGGEMFNGLYADPDDDTVFSGFLLFSTSDVVAPTPLFTI; the protein is encoded by the exons TTGGAATTAAATTTGAAGCTCTGGTTTCTTCTGCTGCCCATTGCTATGAGCGCAGAGGAGATACAAAGAGAGAGCAGTTGTGCCGAAAGGTATGCTGGAATACCCGGAAACCCTGGACACAATGGCATACCGGGGCGAGATGGAAGAGATGGAACAAAGGGGGGAAAAGGAGATCCAG GAGAACCAGGACACCCAGGAAAACCAGGTGTAGATGGTGTGGCTGGAGATAGAGGAGAACCCG GTACTGATGGCAGAGTtgaagagaaaggaaataaaggaacCAAAGGGGAGAGAGGCTGGCCAGGGAAATTTGGACCAACAGGAATGCCTGGACCCATAGGGGACAAAGGTCAAAAGGGGGAGCTAGGACTTCAGGGGCGAAAGGGCTTAAAAGGCGACATTGGCCCTATTGGGCCCAAAGGAACCAAAGGTGAACTTGGAGTCCAAGGAGAAATAGGTTTAAAGGGCCCCATGGGGCCAATGGGCTACATTGGTCCAAAAGGAGAGGTTGGAGCCCTGGGACCAAAGGGCAATAAAGGAATTCAGGGTGAAAAAGGCGGGAAAGGTGACAGGGGAGATAAGGGAAATCGTGGTAGTAGCCCCATCCTCCCTAGAAGTGCCTTCAGTGTAGGTCTCAGCACTAAGTTTCCCCCTTTAAATATTCCCATCAAATTTGACAAAGTGATGTATAATAGCTTAAACCATTACAACACGGACACTGGAGTATTCACCTGTCAGATTGCTGGTGTCTATTATTTCACCTACCACATCACTGTTCTTGTAAAGAATGTTAGAGTAGCTCTGGTTAAAAATGGGTACAGGATGCTCCACACTTCAGATAAATACCAAGGTGCTGAAGATCAGGCGTCCGGAGGAATTGTCTTGGAACTGAAGGAAGGTGATCAGATATGGTTGGAGAGCTTTGGAGGGGAGATGTTTAATGGTTTATATGCAGATCCAGATGATGACACAGTCTTCTCTGGCTTCCTTCTATTCAGCACATCAGATGTTGTAGCACCTACACCACTTTTCACCATCTGA